The following proteins come from a genomic window of Pseudomonas sp. WJP1:
- a CDS encoding sulfite exporter TauE/SafE family protein, translating into MEFLLYLALGACAGVLAGLFGVGGGIIIVPVLVFSFTLQGFDASILTHLAVGTSLATIIFTSVNAVREHHRRGAVRWPIFLWMTVGILIGAGFGALTAEAISGPNLQKIIGVFALVIAAQLALDVKPKASRTVPGKVGLTVAGSVIGWASAIFGIGGGSLTVPFLTWRSVPMQQAVATSSACGLPIALASALSFMILGWHDPLLPAHSLGFVYLPALLGIALTSMVFARFGARLAHNLSPRLLKRLFAALLFCVGLNFLV; encoded by the coding sequence ATGGAATTTCTGCTCTATCTGGCGCTCGGCGCTTGTGCCGGGGTGCTGGCGGGGCTGTTTGGCGTGGGGGGCGGGATCATCATCGTCCCGGTGCTGGTGTTCAGTTTCACCCTGCAAGGTTTCGATGCATCGATCCTGACCCACCTCGCCGTCGGTACATCCCTGGCGACGATCATCTTCACCTCGGTCAATGCGGTACGCGAGCATCACCGTCGCGGCGCGGTGCGCTGGCCCATTTTCCTGTGGATGACCGTCGGCATCTTGATCGGTGCCGGTTTCGGGGCGCTGACCGCCGAGGCGATTTCCGGGCCGAACCTGCAGAAAATCATCGGTGTGTTCGCCCTGGTGATCGCCGCGCAGCTGGCGCTGGACGTCAAGCCCAAGGCCAGTCGAACCGTGCCGGGCAAAGTCGGTCTGACCGTGGCCGGCAGCGTCATTGGCTGGGCCTCGGCGATTTTCGGCATTGGCGGAGGTTCGCTGACCGTGCCGTTTTTGACCTGGCGCAGCGTGCCGATGCAACAAGCGGTTGCGACATCGTCGGCCTGCGGCCTGCCGATCGCCTTGGCAAGTGCATTAAGTTTCATGATTCTGGGCTGGCACGATCCGCTGCTCCCGGCCCATAGTCTGGGTTTTGTTTATTTGCCGGCGCTGCTGGGCATTGCCCTGACCAGCATGGTCTTCGCCCGCTTCGGCGCGCGACTGGCGCACAATCTGTCGCCAAGGTTGCTGAAAAGACTGTTTGCCGCTTTGCTGTTTTGCGTTGGCCTGAACTTTCTAGTCTGA
- a CDS encoding thymidylate synthase: MKGYLELLTDVLENGAVKGDRTGTGTISVFGRQFRHDLSKGFPLLTTKKLHFKSIVNELIWFLGGDTNVKWLNENGVKIWNEWATEEGDLGPVYGKQWTAWPTKDGGTINQIDYVVNALKTNPNSRRILFHGWNVEYLPDEKVSPQENARQGKMALPPCHLLYQFYVVDNKLSAHLFIRSSDSFLGLPYNTASLACLTHMLAQQCDLDVGEIVISLSDVHIYSNHMEQVKTQIAREPRQLPELKLLRKPASIYDYKFEDFEVVGYDPHPHISAPVSI, encoded by the coding sequence GTGAAAGGTTATCTAGAATTACTGACAGACGTTCTTGAGAATGGTGCGGTCAAAGGTGATCGAACCGGTACTGGTACTATCAGTGTATTCGGTAGGCAGTTCCGCCATGACCTATCGAAAGGCTTCCCTTTGCTCACAACAAAGAAGTTGCACTTCAAAAGTATTGTTAACGAGCTTATTTGGTTTCTCGGCGGCGATACCAATGTTAAGTGGCTCAATGAAAATGGCGTTAAAATTTGGAACGAGTGGGCCACCGAAGAGGGCGACCTCGGGCCTGTGTACGGTAAGCAGTGGACTGCCTGGCCAACCAAAGATGGTGGCACAATCAACCAGATCGACTACGTCGTTAACGCCCTGAAGACCAACCCCAATAGCCGGCGAATCCTGTTCCATGGTTGGAACGTGGAGTACCTGCCTGACGAGAAGGTAAGTCCTCAGGAAAATGCTCGGCAGGGCAAGATGGCGCTGCCTCCGTGCCACCTGCTTTATCAGTTCTATGTCGTGGATAATAAGCTGTCAGCGCACCTGTTCATTCGGTCGTCAGATAGCTTCTTGGGGCTCCCGTACAACACGGCATCCCTGGCGTGCCTGACGCACATGCTCGCCCAACAGTGCGACCTCGACGTTGGTGAGATCGTAATTTCGCTCAGCGATGTCCACATCTATTCCAACCACATGGAGCAAGTGAAGACTCAGATCGCACGTGAGCCACGTCAGTTGCCTGAGCTGAAGTTGCTTCGTAAGCCAGCATCCATCTACGACTACAAGTTCGAAGACTTCGAGGTGGTGGGCTACGATCCGCACCCGCATATCTCTGCACCTGTATCAATCTGA
- a CDS encoding SH3 domain-containing protein, giving the protein MRAMDMRKKSQSWFVPLLILFAVLWVMGNKDAPPAPVQPYALSTPNTLASISTASPSAPAPASATEHFVSADNLNVRDQPGGKVVSKLKRGEKVQVFETRNEWARISIDGQSSKWLSSKNLCSGSGCYVVSKPRPSAQLPQPSRQQTPAYGSSCPCSSGTVCIGPRGGRYCITSGGNKRYGV; this is encoded by the coding sequence ATGAGAGCAATGGATATGCGTAAGAAGTCCCAGTCATGGTTTGTCCCACTCCTGATTCTTTTTGCCGTCCTGTGGGTGATGGGGAACAAAGACGCGCCTCCAGCCCCGGTACAGCCATACGCTCTGAGCACGCCGAATACGCTAGCGTCGATTTCCACGGCCTCACCGTCAGCCCCGGCCCCTGCTTCCGCAACTGAGCACTTTGTGAGCGCAGATAATCTGAATGTTCGGGATCAACCAGGCGGTAAGGTCGTCTCAAAGTTGAAACGCGGTGAAAAGGTTCAGGTCTTCGAGACGCGGAATGAATGGGCGCGCATCAGCATTGATGGTCAATCTTCGAAATGGCTTTCGTCCAAAAATCTGTGCAGCGGGTCAGGCTGCTACGTTGTTTCGAAGCCCAGACCGTCGGCCCAGCTTCCACAGCCTTCTCGTCAACAGACTCCAGCTTACGGTTCCTCGTGCCCATGTTCTTCTGGAACAGTTTGCATAGGGCCAAGGGGCGGTAGGTACTGCATTACTTCAGGAGGAAACAAGCGCTACGGCGTTTGA
- a CDS encoding tyrosine-type recombinase/integrase produces the protein MNISERAVESGKILRWLRELEENPLRYYEVELNDNASGKYAPLMLSEDYIAGKDLDPSIEMFELAEQKLILNMLIDGVIHQGENAAGCNWRLKLLGWYKTLSQEEKLALPVYGNKLSLTKAVEPVPGLESIKYGYNQYESVRLAYDEINGDLLSLGVTSTDYLTVKERIESKEEFVPQENALVDFKRLKMLDFATLDDLEKSSEGRPFNDLKHAFATASLGTASDSGASNYLEGFKWFTRFLAERGFTGMEPLVEVLDPFSLPLFRSYLERHIVAGDLSPTAANTLISAVRKTLTTVKSIKGYTGSDFINCQGFDADRVTDQYRPYSSAERVRISASVDEDILHYNTLAQPYQRSGIGEDPLDAKGSLKPGCNTLENARWVFENKLGCSHAGYDQKESQDPHVKAFIRIVNRSGTGLREVVEGWGVHYLIDSSVITPYAIKLAQVTGLNADSIKLLDVDDYEPKHPLTGRPCLRYWKERSEGGKLMHLDIFKADITWLTTSQSYAVAQIFEDIKTLTAPMRGSAPEAVRDKLFIWQSSARVSFMAIKSFATAKDGALGVAFAAYAKRKGLLDSAGQPLSLSPSRLRPSFISELVERDVPVREIQLILGHKHIETTLAYLDRMDFNHIARSKLDVALRELHESAAEAFDQGPNNDDEANLIDVVNLEGPQVVFKTPLASCRNIFNPPEFIKKLSTYVPGSPCALYNMCLGCENVLLTASNLPELFAMERDYLMLKEVSRIMDTPYGRVVRENLALLEGILHSKSDFTPEELAEGRRLSEFVDTTVLVDGVAM, from the coding sequence GTGAATATTTCAGAACGCGCAGTTGAAAGTGGCAAGATCCTCAGGTGGCTTAGAGAGCTGGAAGAAAATCCACTTCGATACTACGAAGTAGAACTCAACGATAACGCCAGTGGGAAGTACGCGCCACTCATGCTGAGTGAGGATTATATCGCCGGCAAGGATCTCGATCCGTCAATCGAAATGTTCGAGCTTGCAGAGCAAAAGCTCATTCTCAACATGCTCATTGATGGCGTTATTCACCAGGGAGAAAATGCCGCTGGGTGTAACTGGCGTCTGAAACTGTTGGGCTGGTACAAAACTCTCTCCCAGGAAGAGAAACTTGCGTTGCCTGTTTATGGCAACAAGCTTAGCCTCACAAAAGCCGTGGAACCCGTTCCTGGTCTTGAGTCAATTAAATATGGTTATAACCAATACGAAAGCGTTCGGCTTGCCTATGACGAGATCAATGGGGATCTTTTGTCACTGGGGGTGACCTCGACGGACTACCTGACAGTGAAGGAGCGAATCGAATCCAAGGAAGAGTTTGTGCCGCAGGAGAATGCTCTTGTAGATTTCAAACGCCTGAAGATGCTTGATTTCGCAACCTTGGACGATCTCGAAAAATCATCTGAAGGTAGGCCATTCAACGATCTGAAACACGCTTTTGCGACCGCTTCGCTGGGTACTGCAAGCGACTCTGGGGCGAGCAATTACCTCGAAGGATTCAAATGGTTCACTAGGTTCTTAGCTGAGCGCGGCTTCACCGGTATGGAACCGCTTGTTGAGGTTCTCGATCCGTTCAGCCTCCCGTTGTTCCGCTCGTATCTTGAACGGCACATTGTCGCAGGCGACCTTTCTCCAACTGCCGCCAATACCTTGATTAGCGCCGTCCGGAAAACCTTGACGACAGTCAAAAGCATCAAGGGTTACACAGGATCAGATTTCATCAACTGCCAGGGTTTTGATGCTGATCGCGTCACTGATCAGTATCGTCCCTACTCGAGCGCCGAGCGTGTTCGCATCTCCGCGAGCGTGGACGAGGACATCCTTCACTACAACACCCTTGCTCAGCCTTATCAGAGGAGTGGTATCGGTGAAGATCCTCTTGATGCGAAGGGCAGCTTAAAACCAGGCTGCAATACGCTCGAAAATGCTCGCTGGGTTTTTGAGAACAAGCTCGGTTGCTCACATGCTGGCTATGACCAGAAGGAAAGCCAGGATCCTCATGTCAAAGCATTTATACGCATCGTCAACCGTTCGGGCACCGGGTTGCGAGAGGTTGTAGAGGGTTGGGGCGTTCACTATTTGATCGATTCAAGCGTCATTACTCCGTATGCCATCAAGCTGGCTCAAGTTACCGGGCTAAACGCTGACTCCATCAAGCTTCTTGATGTGGATGATTATGAACCTAAGCATCCGCTTACCGGTCGTCCCTGCCTGAGGTATTGGAAAGAGCGTTCTGAGGGTGGAAAGTTGATGCATCTTGATATTTTCAAGGCTGACATCACCTGGCTTACCACGTCCCAATCGTATGCTGTTGCCCAAATTTTTGAGGACATCAAGACATTGACGGCCCCAATGCGCGGGTCTGCTCCCGAGGCTGTGCGCGATAAGCTATTCATTTGGCAGTCCAGTGCACGCGTAAGCTTTATGGCGATCAAGTCCTTCGCTACTGCGAAAGACGGGGCCTTAGGGGTAGCTTTTGCCGCGTATGCCAAGCGTAAAGGCCTCCTGGACAGCGCTGGTCAACCGTTGAGCCTTTCGCCCTCTAGGCTGCGCCCTAGTTTCATCAGCGAACTCGTAGAGCGGGATGTACCCGTCCGTGAGATCCAACTGATCTTGGGCCACAAGCATATAGAAACGACACTGGCCTACCTGGATCGTATGGACTTCAACCACATCGCACGCTCCAAACTGGATGTGGCGCTTAGGGAGCTCCATGAGTCGGCAGCCGAGGCGTTTGATCAGGGCCCGAACAATGATGATGAGGCCAACCTGATCGACGTCGTGAATCTCGAAGGGCCTCAGGTTGTTTTCAAAACCCCGCTGGCGAGCTGTCGTAATATTTTCAACCCGCCAGAGTTCATCAAAAAACTGAGTACCTATGTACCTGGTAGCCCATGTGCGCTGTACAACATGTGCCTGGGATGTGAGAACGTTTTGCTCACTGCATCTAATCTGCCGGAGCTGTTCGCGATGGAGCGGGACTACCTCATGCTCAAGGAGGTTTCTCGCATCATGGATACGCCGTATGGGCGCGTAGTACGCGAAAACTTGGCGCTGCTGGAGGGCATCCTGCACTCAAAATCTGATTTCACGCCTGAAGAGTTGGCCGAGGGCCGTCGTCTTTCAGAGTTCGTGGATACGACTGTGCTGGTGGATGGGGTGGCGATGTGA
- a CDS encoding site-specific integrase — MMEQIDFSTLLTFSRFRSSLSLLQGQLSATEAESDQQEASAFLAYLSTLQVSQSSAFVDGVWDFNADYPNASRYIRGAKLRIDFTKYPNIPELAILELKAAFMIILKALSGIPADGKSTSVSKKPLKPNSLIADYESGLRFLDKVYSVAAIELGKEHVDRELISIQCLPAHFYATAAEDFDYVYDGSTEKLFKLLKSGYLQTNVFGASLPFVDFTKLKWKVLGGKHRPVKNAEKKSQVLPNSVFEISSQMASLSIVDFLDAMGEVVIDAASLKRRNAKEYFPAQECGLNSLKFNLYVYKRLSNKGFTTDEVAKVLGNDVMNSSKLFSVIAPYAVKQYAEDTGSAIDDQFRLYLNFVNYSCLYIIGQYTGMRPSEYAELLASSSLRLDGRYWVLASNVSKHQDNLVELFDDFWLAIPIVRDAVRVCQLISKYKNNDYIFSNVDTVAFGEQGKPFSAGATKLTLEKFFERILPPETFEELDFNAYMMRHTLAYQLYRADLGLPFISHQLKHFGEIVGVGHSDRGFSKTTLLYGEIADRISKGGGARKTKGRSLRQDAELESIQQRFDPDGSYAGVNAEAHKESLRKVFRGYMASGHTKDDIFEAMLDQHIAVINVGSGFCYGGGADEFDSSLPCIGGLRCNPNRCQNAIVSKANAPAWRDVYYQNKAMLGNPAYAHAHAQNKAAMEEAYGVLQLLEEEL; from the coding sequence ATGATGGAGCAGATTGATTTTTCTACCCTTTTGACTTTCTCAAGGTTTCGCTCGAGCCTGTCACTGCTGCAAGGCCAGCTTTCTGCTACTGAAGCAGAAAGCGACCAGCAGGAAGCCTCGGCTTTCCTGGCCTACCTTAGTACCTTGCAGGTATCTCAGAGCTCTGCATTCGTGGACGGGGTTTGGGACTTCAATGCGGATTACCCAAACGCCTCGCGCTATATTCGTGGAGCTAAACTTCGCATCGATTTCACGAAGTACCCCAACATTCCAGAGCTGGCGATTCTCGAGCTCAAAGCCGCATTCATGATCATCCTCAAGGCCCTGAGTGGCATCCCGGCGGATGGGAAATCCACCAGCGTCAGCAAGAAACCGCTCAAGCCCAATTCGCTGATCGCTGACTATGAGAGCGGGCTTAGGTTTTTGGATAAGGTTTATTCCGTCGCGGCTATTGAGCTTGGAAAGGAGCACGTGGATCGTGAGCTGATCTCAATCCAATGCTTGCCTGCGCACTTCTATGCCACAGCTGCCGAGGATTTTGATTACGTATACGATGGCAGCACTGAAAAGCTTTTCAAACTACTGAAATCTGGCTATCTGCAAACGAACGTATTTGGTGCCAGCCTGCCATTCGTGGACTTCACCAAGCTGAAGTGGAAAGTCCTTGGCGGCAAACATCGGCCTGTAAAAAATGCCGAAAAAAAGTCGCAGGTATTACCAAACAGCGTCTTCGAAATTTCATCCCAAATGGCCTCACTTTCCATTGTCGACTTTTTGGATGCGATGGGTGAGGTCGTAATTGATGCTGCTAGCCTCAAACGCCGCAACGCTAAAGAATATTTTCCTGCGCAAGAGTGTGGGTTGAATTCGCTAAAATTTAACTTGTATGTCTACAAACGGCTTTCCAACAAGGGTTTTACAACGGATGAAGTGGCTAAAGTTTTAGGCAATGATGTCATGAATTCTAGCAAGCTTTTCTCGGTGATAGCCCCTTATGCTGTGAAGCAATATGCGGAGGATACGGGATCGGCTATTGACGACCAATTCAGGCTTTACCTGAATTTTGTTAACTATTCGTGCCTCTATATTATTGGCCAGTACACAGGAATGCGTCCGTCTGAATATGCAGAGCTGCTCGCTAGCTCTAGCCTTCGGCTTGATGGCCGCTACTGGGTGTTGGCAAGCAATGTGAGCAAGCACCAGGACAATCTTGTTGAGTTGTTTGATGATTTCTGGCTCGCCATCCCCATTGTTCGTGATGCTGTTCGGGTGTGTCAGTTGATCAGTAAATACAAGAACAACGACTATATCTTTTCGAATGTGGATACGGTCGCGTTTGGGGAGCAAGGGAAGCCATTTTCTGCCGGCGCAACCAAGCTCACACTGGAAAAATTTTTCGAGCGTATCTTGCCGCCGGAGACTTTTGAGGAGCTTGACTTCAACGCCTACATGATGCGCCATACCTTGGCTTATCAGCTTTATCGTGCGGACTTGGGTCTGCCATTTATCTCTCACCAGCTTAAGCACTTCGGTGAGATTGTAGGTGTGGGGCATTCTGATCGCGGGTTTAGTAAGACCACCCTGCTTTATGGCGAGATTGCCGACCGGATATCCAAGGGTGGTGGTGCCCGAAAGACGAAAGGGAGGTCGCTTCGTCAGGATGCGGAGCTTGAAAGCATTCAACAGCGCTTCGACCCTGACGGTAGCTATGCAGGTGTGAATGCCGAGGCCCACAAGGAGAGTCTCAGGAAGGTTTTCCGGGGTTACATGGCCTCTGGGCACACCAAGGACGACATTTTTGAGGCTATGCTCGACCAGCACATTGCGGTTATCAACGTGGGCTCTGGCTTCTGTTATGGTGGTGGCGCGGATGAGTTCGACAGCTCTCTGCCTTGCATAGGCGGGCTTCGTTGTAACCCTAACCGTTGCCAGAATGCCATCGTCAGCAAGGCCAACGCGCCGGCTTGGCGAGACGTGTATTACCAGAACAAGGCGATGCTCGGCAATCCGGCGTACGCACACGCACATGCGCAGAACAAAGCTGCGATGGAGGAAGCTTACGGCGTCCTTCAGCTGCTGGAAGAGGAGCTCTGA
- a CDS encoding NRDE family protein — MCLIVFAWRPGHAQPLIVAANRDEFYARPSLPLAQWPEAPQVHAGRDLEAGGTWLGVGANGRFAALTNIRDPHRPPGRKSRGELVARFLTGEVPIDDYLDDVVARSPEYGGFNLLIGNANELWHFNARESEAVMLPPGVYGLSNAGLDTPWPKLLKAKAALSEVLDDPQPQALLALLSDSQQAPFADLPDTGVGLATETLLSSVFIASQSYGTRASTALIVQADGARHLVERSFGPYGGHLGEVEIRL; from the coding sequence ATGTGCCTGATTGTTTTCGCCTGGCGACCGGGCCACGCCCAACCGCTGATCGTGGCGGCCAACCGCGACGAATTCTATGCCCGCCCCAGCCTGCCGCTGGCGCAATGGCCCGAAGCACCGCAGGTGCATGCCGGGCGCGACCTGGAGGCCGGTGGCACCTGGCTCGGTGTCGGCGCCAACGGGCGCTTTGCCGCGCTGACCAACATCCGCGATCCGCATCGACCGCCAGGGCGAAAGTCTCGGGGTGAACTGGTGGCGCGCTTTCTCACTGGCGAAGTGCCAATTGATGACTATTTAGACGACGTTGTCGCACGTTCGCCGGAGTATGGCGGGTTTAACCTGCTGATCGGCAACGCCAACGAGTTGTGGCATTTCAATGCCCGGGAATCGGAAGCGGTGATGCTGCCGCCGGGGGTCTACGGCCTGTCGAACGCCGGGCTGGATACGCCGTGGCCGAAACTGCTCAAGGCCAAGGCGGCGCTGAGCGAGGTGCTGGATGATCCGCAACCTCAGGCGTTGCTGGCCTTGCTCAGCGATTCACAGCAAGCGCCATTTGCGGACCTGCCGGACACCGGGGTGGGGTTGGCTACCGAGACATTGCTATCGAGTGTGTTTATTGCCAGTCAGAGTTATGGGACGCGGGCGAGTACGGCGTTGATTGTGCAGGCGGATGGTGCGCGGCATTTGGTCGAAAGGAGTTTCGGACCGTATGGCGGGCATTTGGGGGAAGTGGAAATTCGGCTTTAG
- a CDS encoding tyrosine-type recombinase/integrase has product MKVVVKEKQLLDLGGSMLNEDGPTVADQVSVTAVGLFDSEERLVPLVSEYLTFAVRSANLAAPSAETYGRNIGYLLEHLKGTPTFKSSSYDEILLAVSKHGIQRYYSHLREVDGLTSTTIRNRDACYMALFNDFLCVGGKHKGAVREDNPYAGGFLSPPPKKDLVYPCSMQELKALIESASSERERCLIQAIFDVGLRRSEVGRVTLGAVNKALGFAQANFVPDDTLDWVHPDYCPLYIDGSKARGSEFKPRYSIVSRAVLERIKRYHASPLFKKYARRYESADVTPCFFNSEGQPFNPDAISKLLERLSKRAVISKRVERMVSPHKLRHGHAYAILTSPDFGDNYLDKLLMAQKSLGHEDASTTGIYTKLPQEIFHLVCPNTGEVSTKAKSMADLAAQTTLKIRLGDKK; this is encoded by the coding sequence GTGAAGGTAGTAGTCAAAGAGAAGCAGTTACTCGACCTGGGTGGGTCGATGCTCAACGAGGATGGGCCTACAGTGGCAGACCAGGTGTCTGTGACGGCAGTGGGGCTGTTCGATTCAGAAGAGAGGTTAGTCCCGCTTGTAAGCGAGTACCTGACCTTCGCAGTACGCAGTGCCAACCTTGCGGCCCCGTCAGCCGAAACGTACGGGCGAAACATTGGTTACCTTCTCGAACACTTGAAAGGTACGCCAACTTTCAAAAGCTCGTCCTATGACGAAATCCTCCTTGCCGTAAGTAAGCACGGTATTCAACGCTACTATTCCCACTTGCGCGAAGTGGATGGTTTGACCTCAACAACCATCCGTAACAGGGACGCTTGCTACATGGCCCTGTTCAACGACTTCTTGTGCGTCGGGGGCAAACATAAGGGCGCAGTACGGGAGGATAATCCTTATGCCGGTGGATTTCTTTCGCCGCCTCCAAAGAAAGATCTGGTATATCCATGTTCCATGCAGGAACTCAAAGCGCTTATTGAGTCTGCCAGTAGCGAGAGGGAGCGTTGCTTAATCCAAGCTATATTTGATGTGGGCTTGCGTCGAAGTGAAGTTGGAAGGGTCACCCTGGGGGCCGTGAATAAGGCTTTGGGGTTCGCTCAAGCTAACTTTGTTCCGGATGACACACTTGATTGGGTGCATCCTGATTATTGCCCTCTGTATATTGATGGAAGCAAGGCGCGTGGTAGCGAGTTCAAGCCGCGATACTCAATCGTGAGTCGAGCTGTGCTTGAGCGCATCAAGCGTTATCACGCCTCTCCTTTGTTCAAGAAGTACGCTCGTCGTTATGAAAGCGCGGATGTAACTCCCTGCTTCTTCAATTCAGAAGGACAGCCTTTTAATCCTGACGCTATTAGCAAGCTGCTTGAGCGACTTTCTAAGCGTGCTGTCATTAGCAAGCGCGTTGAACGTATGGTTTCGCCCCATAAGCTTCGCCATGGGCACGCATATGCCATTTTGACTAGCCCGGATTTTGGCGATAACTACCTCGACAAACTCCTTATGGCCCAGAAGTCCCTCGGCCACGAAGACGCATCCACGACAGGGATTTATACCAAGTTGCCACAGGAAATCTTTCATCTGGTTTGCCCGAACACGGGAGAAGTTTCGACCAAGGCAAAAAGCATGGCGGATCTTGCTGCTCAGACGACGCTGAAAATCAGGTTGGGAGATAAGAAGTGA
- the lgt gene encoding prolipoprotein diacylglyceryl transferase translates to MLPYPQIDPVALAIGPLKIHWYGLMYLIGIGGAWLLASRRLNRFDPTWTKEKLSDMVFWMSMGVIVGGRLGYVLFYDLSAYIANPLLIFEVWKGGMSFHGGFIGVMLAALWFGKKNNKSFFQLMDFVAPMVPIGLGAGRIGNFINAELWGKATDVPWAMVFPTDPAQLARHPSQLYQFALEGVALFLILWLFSRKPRPTMAVSGMFALFYGIFRFIVEFVRVPDAQLGYLAWNWLTMGQVLCVPMIVGGLFLIWLAYHRAPATPAAAV, encoded by the coding sequence ATGCTGCCTTACCCGCAGATCGACCCGGTGGCCCTGGCCATCGGTCCGCTGAAAATCCACTGGTACGGGTTGATGTACCTGATCGGCATTGGCGGCGCGTGGCTGCTGGCGTCGCGCCGATTGAACCGCTTCGATCCGACCTGGACCAAGGAGAAGCTCTCCGACATGGTGTTCTGGATGTCGATGGGGGTGATTGTCGGTGGCCGCCTGGGCTACGTGCTGTTCTACGACCTGAGTGCTTATATCGCCAACCCGCTGTTGATCTTTGAAGTGTGGAAGGGCGGCATGTCGTTCCACGGCGGTTTCATCGGCGTCATGTTGGCCGCCTTGTGGTTCGGTAAAAAGAACAACAAGTCGTTTTTCCAGCTGATGGACTTTGTCGCGCCGATGGTGCCGATCGGCCTGGGCGCCGGGCGTATCGGCAACTTCATCAACGCCGAGTTGTGGGGCAAGGCGACCGATGTGCCGTGGGCGATGGTCTTCCCGACCGATCCGGCGCAACTGGCGCGTCACCCGTCGCAGCTGTATCAGTTCGCGCTCGAAGGCGTGGCGCTGTTCCTGATCCTGTGGCTGTTCTCGCGCAAACCGCGGCCGACCATGGCGGTGTCGGGGATGTTCGCGCTGTTCTATGGCATCTTCCGTTTCATCGTCGAATTCGTCCGTGTACCGGATGCGCAACTGGGCTATCTGGCCTGGAACTGGCTGACCATGGGCCAGGTGCTCTGCGTGCCGATGATCGTCGGCGGGCTGTTCCTGATCTGGCTGGCATATCACCGCGCCCCGGCGACTCCAGCGGCAGCCGTATAA